In one window of Miscanthus floridulus cultivar M001 chromosome 12, ASM1932011v1, whole genome shotgun sequence DNA:
- the LOC136497076 gene encoding protein IRX15-LIKE-like, which produces MKSMGTRDKLAAASGHRRVLFVVFAFCFAFATFLTFLHTTSHFTTAPSSGSATGSAAASTTTTSVSSGNSGGQAGSESGLPLPVFEALVHFASISNATHRMSDTDIRAISAVLRARAPCNLLVFGLGAESPLWLALNHGGRTVFLEENEFYVKYLEPRHPGMEAYDVSYTTKVRDFRDLLAAARVARRKECRPVQNLLFSECRLAINDLPNDLYDVPWDVVLIDGPSGWNPNSPGRMPSIFTTAVLARSGATAAKGRPTDVLVHDFQFEVEQVLSREFLCDENRVAGSGTPSLGHFVIQGGGAGDAFCAGQEDAGSSGEKTRRRRRK; this is translated from the coding sequence ATGAAGTCTATGGGCACCCGCGACAAGCTCGCGGCGGCGTCGGGCCACCGCCGCGTCCTCTTCGTCGTCTTCGCCTTCTGCTTCGCCTTCGCCACCTTCCTCACCTTCCTCCACACCACCTCCCACTTCACGACCGCGCCGAGCTCCGGCTCCGCCACGGGGTCCGCCGCGGCctcaaccaccaccacctccgtctCCAGCGGCAACAGCGGCGGCCAAGCAGGGTCCGAGTCCGGGCTGCCGCTGCCGGTGTTCGAGGCGCTGGTCCACTTCGCGTCGATCTCGAACGCGACGCACCGGATGTCGGACACGGACATCCGCGCCATCTCCGCGGTCCTCCGCGCGCGCGCGCCCTGCAACCTGCTGGTGTTCGGGCTGGGCGCGGAGTCCCCGCTGTGGCTGGCGCTGAACCACGGCGGGCGGACCGTGTTCCTGGAGGAGAACGAGTTCTACGTCAAGTACCTGGAGCCGCGGCACCCGGGGATGGAGGCGTACGACGTGTCCTACACCACCAAGGTGCGGGACTTCCGGGACCTGCTGGCTGCGGCGCGGGTGGCGCGGCGGAAGGAGTGCCGCCCCGTGCAGAACCTGCTCTTCTCCGAGTGCCGCCTCGCCATCAACGACCTGCCCAACGACCTCTACGACGTGCCCTGGGACGTGGTGCTCATCGACGGGCCGTCCGGGTGGAACCCCAACTCGCCCGGCCGGATGCCATCCATCTTCACCACCGCCGTGCTGGCGCGCTCCGGCGCCACCGCCGCCAAGGGCCGCCCCACCGACGTGCTGGTGCACGACTTCCAGTTCGAGGTGGAGCAGGTGCTCAGCAGGGAGTTTCTGTGCGACGAGAACCGCGTCGCCGGCAGCGGCACCCCGTCGCTCGGCCACTTCGTCATCCAAGGGGGCGGGGCCGGCGACGCCTTCTGCGCCGGACAGGAGGACGCTGGCTCGTCGGGGGAGaagacgcgccgccgccgccgcaagtaA